One region of Skermanella mucosa genomic DNA includes:
- a CDS encoding lysophospholipid acyltransferase family protein, with protein MTPAEAVRSSRSPRIVRLFGPYMCRYVARRFHGVRLARGTLPDLPPDRPVIVCSNHPSWWDPAMFMVLATLRFPERFGYGPMEAKALEQYGFMRRIGLFGIEPGTPRGAATFLKVCTGLLDDPRTMLWITAEGNFTDARVRPVSLRPGIAHLARRVEGASVVPLALEYPFWDERTPEALCRFGPVMRSGGGTVEEWQTRLEATLAETMDALAADSMTRDPARFEPLMRGAAGVGGVYDLWRRAKALARGERFHPEHGRDHP; from the coding sequence ATGACGCCGGCCGAGGCGGTGCGGTCATCACGGTCGCCCCGCATCGTCCGGCTGTTCGGCCCCTACATGTGCCGCTACGTCGCGCGCCGCTTCCACGGCGTGCGGCTGGCGCGCGGCACGCTTCCCGACCTTCCCCCCGACCGGCCCGTGATCGTCTGTTCCAACCATCCCTCGTGGTGGGACCCCGCGATGTTCATGGTGCTGGCGACGCTGCGCTTCCCCGAACGCTTCGGCTACGGCCCGATGGAGGCGAAGGCGCTGGAGCAGTACGGCTTCATGCGCCGGATCGGATTGTTCGGGATCGAGCCGGGCACGCCGCGCGGTGCCGCGACCTTCCTGAAGGTCTGCACCGGGCTGCTGGACGATCCCCGCACCATGCTGTGGATCACGGCGGAGGGGAACTTCACCGATGCCCGGGTCCGGCCGGTCTCCCTGCGCCCCGGCATCGCCCATCTGGCGCGCCGGGTCGAGGGTGCCTCGGTCGTCCCGCTGGCGCTGGAATATCCGTTCTGGGACGAGCGCACGCCCGAGGCGCTATGCCGCTTCGGGCCGGTGATGCGGAGCGGCGGCGGCACGGTCGAGGAATGGCAGACCCGGCTTGAAGCGACGCTGGCCGAAACCATGGACGCCCTCGCCGCCGACTCCATGACCCGCGACCCCGCCCGATTCGAGCCGCTGATGCGCGGCGCCGCCGGCGTCGGCGGCGTCTACGACCTGTGGC
- a CDS encoding phytoene desaturase family protein, with protein MSGGTEGRIGVIGGGLGGLAAACTLAARGHKVVLFEANAWAGGKAAVLEEGGFRFDMGPTILTVPRVLRRIFAEAGRDLDQELDLVRLDPQWRCFFEDGSVLDLVEDVETMAAELDRYAPGSNSGSGYRDFIARSKRLHEVSDRFFFWKSVEDIKDTLNFKANLNASTLSDVLSLRMGSTVAGTVRKHVPDARIAQMLDHFVQYVGSSPYGAPAVLCSIAHMQTDGGVWYPMGGTRAVPMALEKLARELGVEFRLNTGIRKILTSQGRATGVETASGETVGLDAVVSNMDSVRTYRELVGGEVGVNFERKRKPEPACSGVVLYLGLDRAYEHLAHHDFVFSRDAEEEFDWIYHKGEPAPDPTCYIAAPARTEPGVAPPGGEALYVLVHTPYLRPHHDWSKMLPAYRRVILDKLARTGGMKDLESRIKVERWLTPQDIHDRYRVLNGAIYGLASHGRFFGAFKPGNRSRELAGLYLAGGAAHPGPGMPMVMMSGWIAADTLDQDMGGAVQPATFETAPRPTASVA; from the coding sequence ATGAGCGGCGGGACGGAAGGCAGGATCGGCGTTATCGGCGGCGGGCTGGGCGGACTCGCCGCCGCCTGCACGCTGGCGGCGCGCGGCCACAAGGTCGTGCTGTTCGAGGCGAACGCCTGGGCCGGCGGCAAGGCCGCGGTGCTGGAGGAGGGCGGCTTCCGCTTCGACATGGGGCCGACCATCCTGACGGTGCCGCGCGTGCTCCGGCGGATCTTCGCCGAGGCCGGGCGCGACCTGGACCAGGAACTGGACCTCGTGCGGCTCGACCCGCAATGGCGCTGCTTCTTCGAGGACGGCTCCGTCCTGGACCTGGTCGAGGACGTCGAGACCATGGCGGCCGAGCTGGACCGCTACGCGCCGGGCAGCAATTCCGGCTCGGGCTACCGCGACTTCATCGCCCGCTCGAAGCGGCTGCACGAGGTGTCGGACCGCTTCTTCTTCTGGAAGTCGGTCGAGGACATCAAGGACACCCTGAACTTCAAGGCCAACCTCAACGCCTCCACCCTGTCGGACGTGCTGAGCCTGCGCATGGGCTCCACCGTCGCCGGCACGGTGCGCAAGCATGTGCCCGACGCCCGGATCGCCCAGATGCTGGACCATTTCGTCCAGTATGTCGGCTCATCGCCCTATGGCGCTCCGGCGGTGCTGTGCTCCATCGCGCACATGCAGACGGACGGGGGCGTCTGGTATCCCATGGGCGGCACCCGCGCCGTGCCCATGGCGCTGGAGAAGCTGGCCCGAGAGCTGGGCGTCGAGTTCCGGCTGAACACCGGGATCCGGAAGATCCTCACGTCCCAGGGCCGCGCCACCGGGGTGGAGACCGCGTCGGGCGAGACCGTGGGACTGGACGCCGTGGTGTCGAACATGGACTCGGTCAGGACCTACCGCGAGCTGGTCGGCGGCGAGGTCGGCGTCAATTTCGAACGGAAGCGGAAGCCGGAGCCGGCCTGTTCCGGAGTCGTGCTGTATCTGGGGCTCGACCGCGCCTACGAGCATCTGGCTCACCATGACTTCGTCTTCTCCCGCGATGCGGAGGAGGAGTTCGACTGGATCTACCACAAGGGCGAGCCGGCGCCGGACCCGACCTGCTACATCGCGGCCCCGGCGCGGACCGAGCCGGGCGTCGCCCCGCCCGGCGGCGAGGCGCTCTATGTCCTGGTCCACACCCCCTACCTGCGCCCGCACCACGACTGGTCGAAGATGCTCCCGGCCTACCGGCGGGTCATCCTGGACAAGCTGGCGCGGACCGGCGGGATGAAGGACCTGGAAAGCCGCATCAAGGTCGAGCGCTGGCTGACGCCCCAGGACATCCACGACCGCTACCGCGTGCTGAACGGCGCCATCTATGGCCTGGCCAGCCATGGCAGGTTCTTCGGCGCCTTCAAGCCGGGCAACAGGAGCCGCGAGTTGGCCGGCCTGTACCTGGCGGGCGGCGCCGCCCATCCGGGTCCGGGCATGCCGATGGTCATGATGTCGGGCTGGATCGCGGCCGACACGCTGGACCAGGACATGGGCGGCGCCGTGCAGCCGGCGACGTTCGAGACGGCTCCCCGGCCGACGGCCAGCGTGGCATGA